TAAGATGATTTTCAGAATATTCCGACAGTTCATGTACCATGACAAATGGTGCACGCTGCGGAATAAGACTTTCTACAAAATCTTTATCGGATGTGGGCAGTCTGTTTTCCATTAGCAAACTGTTAATAAAGAACAAGAATAGGCAAATCTTCCACTTTCAGGAACACAAAGAAGTATTTTTTCTCCTTTTTTCAATGTTCCGGAGTTCATCAGTTCTTCTAATGCAATGAAGATAGATCCGGCACCAATATTTCCTACTTCAGAAAGATTGTAGAACCATTTTTCAGCGGGGAAGTCCATGCCTTTTTTAGCAAATTCATCTTTCAATCCATCTTTGAAATACCCTGAAGAGATGTGGGCCAATACATGGTCAATTTTTTCAGGATCTAAATGATGTTTATCAAAAGAAGCTCTTAAACTTTCTGCCCCTTTGACAAGAATGTATTTATCAAGGATTTTAGTATCCTGTTTAATAGCAAAAATAGATTGCTTCAACCAATCGTCAGATGGGTAATCTGCCCATGATTTTAAGCTTCCGTCTTCCTGCTTGTCACATCCTGCATACATACATGCTTCGATCTCGTGAGCATAAGAATAGAAATCAATAAATTCTACCCTTAAAGAAATCCCATTCTCTCTAGGTTTATTTTCTAATAAGAAAGCACCAGCTCCGTCAGAAAGCATCCATCTTAGGAACTCTCTTTTGAAAGCAATAATAGGTCTT
This is a stretch of genomic DNA from Chryseobacterium tructae. It encodes these proteins:
- a CDS encoding beta-ketoacyl-ACP synthase III, producing the protein MYDVFITKASKYLPNEPVSNEEMETYLGLINDAPSKARSLILRNNKITTRYYALDKEGNPTHSNAQLTAKAIEGLFDENFKKQDMKLLSVGTTSPDQIQPSHASMVHGELNIGKSIEINTATGLCNSGMNALNYGFLSVRAGVQESAVCAGSERMSAWMTADKFNHEAENLKLLEERPIIAFKREFLRWMLSDGAGAFLLENKPRENGISLRVEFIDFYSYAHEIEACMYAGCDKQEDGSLKSWADYPSDDWLKQSIFAIKQDTKILDKYILVKGAESLRASFDKHHLDPEKIDHVLAHISSGYFKDGLKDEFAKKGMDFPAEKWFYNLSEVGNIGAGSIFIALEELMNSGTLKKGEKILLCVPESGRFAYSCSLLTVC